The DNA window GGGCGCCGTTGTTGATATAGAGGCTCATCGCTCACTCCCGACAAGATGAAAATGATGAAATAAATTCATTTCCTTGTTCACATGTCGGTAGCCTATCTCTTGTATACTCGGTCAGACAAACTCATAGTTTTCAGCCTTAGATGAGAATAACTCAGCCATGAGAAAAACCCGTTTGCCGCCGCTGGGCGCGCTGCGCGCCTTCCACGCCGTGGCCGGCTGTCTCAGCTTCAAGCTGGCCGCCGAGGAGCTGGGCGTCAGCGCGACGGCGGTCAGCCATCAGATCAAGCTGCTGGAGTCGGTGCTGGCATGCCGGGTGTGCGAGCGCAGCGCGCAGGGCGTCAGCCTGACCGAGACCGGCGAGATCCTGTATGCCGGCACCCAGCGCGCCTTCGCCGCGCTGGAGCAGTCCGTCGCCCAAATCACCCGCGCCCAGCAGCCGCCGGCGCTGACCGTCACTACCACCTCCAATTTTCTCACCCACTGGCTGGTGCCGCGTCTGGCGGATTTCAAGGCGGAGTTTCCCGCCATCGATCTGCGCCTGCACACCAGCGTCGAGCGCGTCGATCTCAACCAGCGCACCGTGGACGTCGCTATCCGCTACCGCGAAACGCCGGAAACCGATCTTCACTGCACCCTGCTGCATGAGGATCGCTTTATCGTGGTGGCCAGCCCGGCGCTGGCGCTGGAGCGCAGCGAGGATTTGCAGCGGGTGACGCTGTTTCACGTGGAACATCGGCAGGTGCCCGCCGACGCGCCGACCTGGGAAAACTGGCGGCGGCGCTACGGGCCGGAGGGGTTGAACGTGGCAGCCGGGCTGACCTTCAGCGACGAAACCCATGCGCTGCAGGCGGCGGTGGCAGGTCAGGGGGTGGTGATCGCCAGCCGGCTGCTGGCGCGCGATTTGTTGCAGCGCGGCGTGTTGGACGCGCCGTTCGAGATGTCATTGCCCGGCGCCAACTACTATTTGGTGGCCACCGAAGAGACCGCGCAGCGCTCCGATATCATTGCGCTGCGCGAGTGGTTGTTGCGGCAAATGGCGGCGGGCTAACGGCGCTCGGGGGCGATTTCCCCCAGGCGGATCGCCACGCCGATCGCCTGCGCGGTGGTGGCGGCGCCGAGCCGTTGGCGAATGCGCCGCAGATGGTTTTCTACCGTGCGTTCAGACAGGCCGAGCATCGCGGCAATATCCGCCTGGCGCCGGCCGATGGCGGTCCAGCTCAGCACCTCGCGCTCGCGCGCCGACAGACGCCCCCTCTCCTGCACGGCCGCCGGCTCGAACAGCCGCCGCGCCGCCAGAAAGGCCGCCGTGCCCACGAGCGACAGCGCCAACCGCACCGGCGGCGAGGCGTCGATGCGCTCGCCCCCCAGGCTGACAGCCCCCTCCAGGCCGGCGGGGCCGAACACCGGGATCTGCACGCCGTGCAGCCCCGCGCCGCGCGGCGTGCGCACAATCCGGTAGCGCTCTCCCTGCTCCGCCCGGGTTTTGGTCCAGAAGAACGGTTCGCTGGCCCGCAGCATGTGCCGGGTCACCGGGCAGTGCCGCACGTAGGTCAGCGCATCGACCGCCTCACCGTCGCCGAACCAGTCGCCCTCGACCCAATAGATATGCTCTATCCCCGCTTCCGCCGCAGCGGAGGCGGAGAACAGCACAAAGCGGTCGAAGCCGAACGGTGCGGCGAAGGTGCGAACCCGCCCCTGAATGGCGGACAGGGTTCGCTCATGCTCCATCGCCAACGCCGTCTGGAAAGCGCGCTGCGCGAGCTCGTCGCTCATCGCGCGGCGACGTCGGCCAACAGCGTCTCCGCCGCCAGCTTGCCGAGGTTGTTGGAGGCCAGCGGGCTGTCGCCGGTCAGCAGGCGCCGATCTTTATGCACCTTGCCGGTGATGTCGCCGTTGACGATCTTGACGCCCCGCTCGCGCAGGCGTTCGCCCACCAGCCAGGGCATCGGGCCGGGGATGTAGCCGATGTCGATGTTGGCGCCGGTATCGAGCGAGTCCGGGAACACGCACATCTCATAGCCGCGATAGAGGAAATCCTCTTTGCGCTCGCCGATGCCCGCCGCCAGCAGGCCCGCCGGCCCGTGGCACAGCGAAATCACGTAGCGATCGTTGTCGTGCGCCCAGTGCAGGGTCTTTTTCACCTCTTCGCTGAACGGAATATCATTCAGCACGCCGTGGCCGCCGGGGATGAAAACGCCGAGGTAGTTGC is part of the Serratia surfactantfaciens genome and encodes:
- a CDS encoding PA1136 family autoinducer-binding transcriptional regulator codes for the protein MSDELAQRAFQTALAMEHERTLSAIQGRVRTFAAPFGFDRFVLFSASAAAEAGIEHIYWVEGDWFGDGEAVDALTYVRHCPVTRHMLRASEPFFWTKTRAEQGERYRIVRTPRGAGLHGVQIPVFGPAGLEGAVSLGGERIDASPPVRLALSLVGTAAFLAARRLFEPAAVQERGRLSAREREVLSWTAIGRRQADIAAMLGLSERTVENHLRRIRQRLGAATTAQAIGVAIRLGEIAPERR
- the hchA gene encoding glyoxalase III HchA; this encodes MTDSVSNDRNPTPDVAEDNAFFPSPYSLSQYTSSKTDFAGASYPNAYRGGKWKVLMIASQERYLLMQNGKFFSTGNHPVEMLLPMYHLDLAGFEIDIATPSGDPVKLEMWAFPQEDEAVKATYEKYRSQLKQPKKLTEVVKDLDGGNYLGVFIPGGHGVLNDIPFSEEVKKTLHWAHDNDRYVISLCHGPAGLLAAGIGERKEDFLYRGYEMCVFPDSLDTGANIDIGYIPGPMPWLVGERLRERGVKIVNGDITGKVHKDRRLLTGDSPLASNNLGKLAAETLLADVAAR
- a CDS encoding LysR substrate-binding domain-containing protein, whose product is MRKTRLPPLGALRAFHAVAGCLSFKLAAEELGVSATAVSHQIKLLESVLACRVCERSAQGVSLTETGEILYAGTQRAFAALEQSVAQITRAQQPPALTVTTTSNFLTHWLVPRLADFKAEFPAIDLRLHTSVERVDLNQRTVDVAIRYRETPETDLHCTLLHEDRFIVVASPALALERSEDLQRVTLFHVEHRQVPADAPTWENWRRRYGPEGLNVAAGLTFSDETHALQAAVAGQGVVIASRLLARDLLQRGVLDAPFEMSLPGANYYLVATEETAQRSDIIALREWLLRQMAAG